The sequence GAAATCGTCTtttaatttctatatatatgttaatattGCATCAACAGATTCAAAGAGTGTTGTTTTTtcggttttgttttgtttaataATATAACATTTTCTCAATTATATCCTAAGAGAGATTTTTATAAgaaaaacatctcttaaaaaatAAGCATATAAACCTGTTTAGGAGTTCGATTTAAatcttttataattttttaaatttgttcaacAAATTCTAGGTTCATCACGGTGCACCTTCCTTGTAACAACTAAATATTCGACCTCATATCAAAGTCGTCGAATTTTACTGAGACTTACGGAGAACAGATTAGGTGCATATATATATTCTGAGTTAAGAAGAGGAAACAGAGGACAGCACTGCGGTAGGTTCTCAATTAGCTCGGTCGGCATATATATGATATGATCACCCACTATGCATCAGCAAATAAGCGATCAATCTTGGGAAACATGGAAATTAAGATAATGACTAATTAAGATTAATGATTTGGAAGTGGATAAATGAGTTTCTGTTCACAGAAAAGAAAGTGGAGATGGGATTATTCTTGGCAAATGAAGCTCTAAAAGTTGATAGAGGATATAGAATTATCTCCACTCCTCCGGCAAGATTACATGATATCATTGAAGAATGACAAAATGGGAATCGGTATCGATCCGTTGAAGAATAGCAATAAGTTAGCTCTGAAGTTGTAGGTGTCCCCTTCTCTTgaaccaatatatatatatatatatatatgatatggtGAGCACCTGCCGACGTGTCACTCACCTATTGGATTTGCATGATGCCACGTCAGCAGGTGCTTACGATTACGATGGTTGTTCACcatatcatttatatatatatatatatatatatatatatataatagattgTACTAGTActggaaaagaagaaaaactcaTCTATCGATCTCAGATTATATATCTCCATCTTCTCTCCAATTGTCTAGCTCACAGTGTCACACTTTCTGGGATGTGAGTTTACACATAATTACAATTCTAATCACCACCTAACACTAAATGAAGCATCTACACAATCTCCCAGCCCCTTGTGAGGAAATGGAAATAACCATGACATAGACAGGGGGGAAAAATTTAGAAACAAATCAAATGATCAAGAACATCCTTCTAAAATACTAACAACTTCCGCCCGTTGTTCGTCGTTCAATTCTTCAGGAAATTCGACCAGAAACTTGAGCCTAAGGTCTCCTCTCATCCCTTCTTCTTTGGATTTAGGCATGCCTTGTCCCGGGATAGTCTTTTCGTATCCGGGATATATAATATCATCTATTGACAAGGTCATATGCCCTCCTCCTAAAAGAGGCACAGGAATTGTGGATCCTGTGAGGGCCTGCACCAAAGGGACCTCAACTCCTAGCTCCAAATCGTCGCCTTCACGTTTGAATAGCGGGTGTCTTTTCTCATCTATAACAAAGATTATGTCGGCCGGAAGAGTGCCCGGTCTCTCGTCTCCTTTGCCTTCAAATGTGATCTTTGTTCCTTTTCTCCACCCTGGCTTCACTCTGATCATTAGTATCTCTTCTTCTTCAGCAAGGAACCTGTCATTTTATAATGATGAGTCTTATGTTAGACATATATATCCAATGAAATTTACATTATACCATGTGGcttctcccaaacactaccataGTCTATTTTCATTAATACCCACCCGGTATTTGAGATGACATCCCTTGTGATCTTGATCTTTTTAACGCTTCCGACGCACAACTCTTCAAGCGTGCATTCAAGCTTCTTCTCTATCGGTTGAGGTTTTCTCCGAACCGCTGATTGTGAGAAGAAAATCGGGGTTGTGCTCCGACGGCTGGTGGCTTTTGATAGAAGCTGCGCTTGGTCGTCTTTGGGCGTGCTAGGAGTTGGAGGAGTGCCGTTTGGACTAGTCTTGGTAAATGATGCGTAGAACTCGGCTGATGTCGGAGCTATGGTTCCTGTTGTTAAAGGGCTGATCCGGCTTGTGGTACGCGAAAGCAGCTTTGGACTAGAAATGTGAAATTCTTCGTCCTCTTTTTGAATACCACATGACTTTTTCTTCGGTGTCTGCGGTTCGTTATGGTCCCCATTGGAGGCATTGGATTCTTCTCTTTTCTTGCTGCTAATGGcctgaaaattaagaaaaaaaacataacataaacaaaATGCATCCACGCTTGCCATTGTAAATATCAATACATGAGAATTAATCACTATATATAAGCCGTATTGGATGCATGGATGTTATTCCCAATAAGAATATTGAATAAAGATTCTGATGAATTAGATAGCAAATTAAAGAAATGGGGACGTACACACCCTATACGCTTCATTGATGGAGCTAAACTTGGCTTGTGCTTCGGCTTTGTTAGACGGATTTCTATCGGGATGCCATCTCATTACAAGTGATTTATAAGCTCTGCCAACATCTGAGAGGGAAGCAGTTCGTGAAATTCCAAGAATTCCGTAAAAATTCGGAGTAGGTGACTTCGGAGGATCTCCCATGCATCAAAGGGTGGGGtaaaatgaaagaaaagaaaagaggtTTGCCGCGGGGAGAGACGAAGAAAGAAAGGTTGGGGAAATGGAAGGAATGCAAGAAAATGGAGATTTTGTCCCAACAAATGTGTGATCCATGgaaaataacataaattttcCAAAGAATGAAGCGCTTTGTTAGGAGCTGGCTTTTTATTAGGGagggaattaattaattaattaatgttttgttgagatatatatatatatatatatagaagaacCAGCCATTTTCTTCCACATTGTCATTATTTTTTTGCGCTGTTtccttatatataatataacacAAGCTTGAAATATCTTTTGGAAGTGAAGATCCCAAATTCCCAACCATTTGACGAATAatgattagaatcaaggtccAATAGATTCGATGTAATCTTCGTGTCATAAGCTATATAATAATTACAATCccgttttattttattattctatttttattttatttttaaaaaagaagaGAATTCATATTATTGATAAACAACGTCCATGCCACTTTGTAAAAAGAAAATAAGGACAAAATTCGAAATAATCAATGCATTCCTCTTTCCTCAAACTAAAAGAAGCAAGAATATGAGCTGTTAGTTTGGTCCTATATAtctggtttttttttaaacaaaaaaaatttggttttttATGACGTCaaactttaattttagtttgttatattttattatgtattttttttttgtaattttgaaCCCTTTTTTCAACGCGACACCAAAATGACACTGCTTTAACGTCAACTCGATCGACACTCATGTATATGATGTAATATGATCGAATTCGACACTCTCACCGAATATTacttaaaattacaaaaaatcgATAAATACATGATTAAGACCCCATTTTATCGGTAAAGAACTATAATTACAAAAAGATATAaataaatgacaaaaaatttcttaaattttatgACAATATGAAATAAAAAGCTAATATAACTCTAGTGCATCAAACCATATTAATGATTAGACTCTATCCATACATATCAGAAAACGGGCTGGGCGGATACATTTGGGCTGAAATTtgaaacaatatttttaaaaccggACTAGATTTACCGGTTTGATTGGAAACCAATCATAAGTCCGATGCGAACCGATCCCATGTAAACCATTTTAGCAGTCAAATTGGCAAATTGGTCAATAATCAGTTGAAACTATGATTATATTATCTTCCAAAAAAATTTAGttcttaaattatatttaatatttcatttttggttatatatatatatatatgattatttggattttgaattttattaaaaatattattttaatagtatttgagtttattttgatatttttgatcaTATGTATATTGTTgtttagattttaaattttcgtaaacataatttttatttatttatatacacatgtaatatatttaaaatttaaatatattattattttatataatataacagTTTTCTGATCCGATCGTCTAGTTAAATTGGTCGGACCGATCGAAATGTTTTTAAAGGGTTGACCGGTTCCATTACGAAAACACCGATCGATTTGAAGTTACGAATCTCGAACTCATTTAGCTCCTTAGATGATTTTTGTTGGATTGATTTAAAATCCACGTCTCTtcaatctattatctattatctatatctattatctattatctattactcttataaataaatcttataaatatatgaattttaattgtgaattttctaatttgcccttatttatcttacatactattaattaaatatttttgtcattttcaatgtattttaagtttttaatttcATTTTCTAGATTAGTCGAGAGTAATTATTTTAgtccatttatttattcaaggtatattaattgttaatatttaattcatgtcttaaattaaaaaagctattaattaaaatttaccTTAATTTTGTGTCCATTGATTTAATATTAAAAGTAGATTAATTGTTACATTTAATTCATTTcttaaactaaaaaattattatattaattgaaatatgttttaatttatttatttgttcatatctatatatatctataaaaaAGAAACTTTAGTTATTATcatttttcatttaataattaatatattttttaatatttataaaaattttaggaACTACAAATTtaatcaacaacatcaatattTTCTTGTCCAAGGTAAAAAAAATATACTCATTTCTTTTCACTTATTTAGGCTTGTATGTATTTTCACATGTATATTTAGAAAgtgtttgaaaaaataaattttataaaaaaaaatttcattttacccttatttaatgaaattttaataaaataaaataattatacaagtagTTAATAATATGAGTTGAATAgagataaattgataaaataatttgacatataattttttttaggatAGACATATGATATTTAATAAGAAATAAAAGTGACActttagttattattattatttacttaataattaatatttttgtctaTTATTTTTGCAAATATTTAAGGACTACTAATGTAATAAAatacattaatatatattaagaaAGTGTTTGAAAAAGTAAATTTTGTAAAACAATTTCTCATTTTGCCcttatttaatgaaattttaataaaataaaataattatacaagtagttaataatatgaatttaataggaataaattattaaaagagTATGACAtatgatatttaatattaaaaaatagactatataattgagaccgataaaaaattaaatgtagTTTAAATAAGAGAGACATAGAGAGTATGATTATAATTAAGTTTTATGTTGATAGTTGTAATACAGTATAATACTTGGCTAATAGAATCAATTAatactaattaaattaaataattatacaagtagTTAATAATATGAACTTAATAGGGATAAACTAATAAAATACTATGTTATATGATATTTGATATGAAATAAAAGTGGCACTGTGgttactattattttttatttaataattaatatttttttctaatatttttgaaaattttagggactacaaGTTTAATCAACAACGTCAATATTTTCTTATCTAAGGTAAAAAAAATATACTCATTTCGTTCCTTGTATTTAGacttatttgtatttttcacatatatattaagAAAGTTTTTGAAAAAGTAAAATTTGTAAAGAAATATCTCATTTTGCCCAaattaatgaaattttaataaaataaaata comes from Henckelia pumila isolate YLH828 chromosome 4, ASM3356847v2, whole genome shotgun sequence and encodes:
- the LOC140867245 gene encoding uncharacterized protein isoform X1 gives rise to the protein MGDPPKSPTPNFYGILGISRTASLSDVGRAYKSLVMRWHPDRNPSNKAEAQAKFSSINEAYRAISSKKREESNASNGDHNEPQTPKKKSCGIQKEDEEFHISSPKLLSRTTSRISPLTTGTIAPTSAEFYASFTKTSPNGTPPTPSTPKDDQAQLLSKATSRRSTTPIFFSQSAVRRKPQPIEKKLECTLEELCVGSVKKIKITRDVISNTGFLAEEEEILMIRVKPGWRKGTKITFEGKGDERPGTLPADIIFVIDEKRHPLFKREGDDLELGVEVPLVQALTGSTIPVPLLGGGHMTLSIDDIIYPGYEKTIPGQGMPKSKEEGMRGDLRLKFLVEFPEELNDEQRAEVVSILEGCS
- the LOC140867245 gene encoding uncharacterized protein isoform X2, with product MKRIGCAISSKKREESNASNGDHNEPQTPKKKSCGIQKEDEEFHISSPKLLSRTTSRISPLTTGTIAPTSAEFYASFTKTSPNGTPPTPSTPKDDQAQLLSKATSRRSTTPIFFSQSAVRRKPQPIEKKLECTLEELCVGSVKKIKITRDVISNTGFLAEEEEILMIRVKPGWRKGTKITFEGKGDERPGTLPADIIFVIDEKRHPLFKREGDDLELGVEVPLVQALTGSTIPVPLLGGGHMTLSIDDIIYPGYEKTIPGQGMPKSKEEGMRGDLRLKFLVEFPEELNDEQRAEVVSILEGCS